The proteins below come from a single Halobacillus salinarum genomic window:
- a CDS encoding EAL domain-containing protein, which produces MDALDIVDNLHKLKPVFQPIISAIRHDVIGYEVLGRIEENNDWVGLSSFFHDNDVPEEFKVDVDQHLLQIAMEEMLTSNIDGLLFINRSAKQLMVHDGEDLLETLLLFEQKGFSMNRVVVEVTEHDFEEDFQELSHLLLYYKTFGIQIAIDHVGAKSSNIDRIRQLEPHILKINTRIIRHSDSDGFQDIMYSLSMLARKIGSALLFDNIEDDYQLYFAWKNGGRYYQGDYLAQPDFQFVSKNSLALNIGKRIERYINREKSLIEQRLAFILSWEQKIKELLPKWTGQKDVDPFIELITHQFNEECFRMFICNSDGQQISSNFRKKGNSWNREPDKKGSNWAFRPYFLENVMQMKTWGKGILSDIYSDIDTKEMIRTFSYPLTDQYFLFVDIRYAYLYDHESLLI; this is translated from the coding sequence ATGGATGCTTTAGACATAGTTGACAACTTGCATAAATTAAAACCAGTATTTCAGCCTATCATTAGTGCCATAAGACATGATGTTATAGGATATGAAGTACTTGGCCGAATCGAAGAGAATAATGATTGGGTGGGGTTAAGTTCTTTTTTCCATGATAATGATGTCCCTGAAGAATTCAAAGTGGACGTAGACCAGCACCTTCTGCAAATCGCCATGGAAGAAATGCTTACCTCTAACATAGATGGGCTGCTATTTATTAACAGAAGTGCCAAACAACTGATGGTTCATGATGGGGAAGACCTCCTGGAGACGCTTCTTTTATTCGAACAAAAAGGTTTTTCCATGAACAGAGTCGTCGTAGAAGTGACAGAACACGATTTTGAAGAAGATTTTCAGGAACTTAGTCATCTGCTGCTATATTACAAAACATTTGGTATCCAAATAGCGATCGACCACGTAGGTGCCAAAAGTTCGAATATTGATCGCATCCGTCAGTTGGAACCGCACATCTTAAAAATCAATACAAGAATCATTCGTCATTCTGATTCAGATGGCTTTCAGGACATTATGTATTCTCTTTCGATGTTAGCTAGAAAAATAGGTTCAGCGTTACTGTTTGACAATATTGAAGATGATTACCAGCTTTACTTTGCTTGGAAGAACGGCGGCCGTTATTACCAAGGTGATTACCTTGCACAACCTGACTTTCAATTTGTTTCCAAAAATTCTCTTGCCCTTAACATTGGAAAAAGAATCGAACGTTACATTAACAGGGAAAAGTCGTTAATTGAACAACGGTTAGCGTTTATACTCTCCTGGGAACAAAAAATTAAGGAATTGCTTCCTAAATGGACAGGGCAGAAGGATGTAGACCCTTTTATAGAATTAATTACCCATCAATTTAATGAAGAATGTTTTCGGATGTTCATTTGCAACAGTGACGGCCAGCAAATCTCCTCCAACTTTAGAAAAAAAGGAAACTCGTGGAATAGAGAACCGGATAAAAAAGGGTCAAATTGGGCATTCCGTCCATACTTTCTGGAAAACGTTATGCAAATGAAAACATGGGGAAAAGGCATCCTGTCCGATATCTATTCAGATATAGATACCAAGGAAATGATACGAACTTTTAGTTACCCATTAACGGATCAGTACTTCTTGTTCGTGGACATTCGTTATGCTTACCTTTATGATCATGAGAGTTTACTAATCTAG
- a CDS encoding aspartate aminotransferase family protein yields the protein MSKIPQLSPLLFENATRSRDFFDHAKEVIPGGVTAQIKHFDPHPVVMEKGDGSKLYDVDGNQYIDYLLSYGALIHGHGHPNVINAVMNQMKTDGSTIFGTPHQKEVEMAEKLIHLYPGIEMVRYTNSGLEATLLAIRTALAVTGKPKLAKFEGHYHGGHDQVLVSVNPGKRERGKPEQPQAVLESTGIPDYYVKNTVVLPFNQLDACEKILREQADEIGCLILEPVQGGFIPAEKVFIEGIRKLTEELNIVLIFDEVKTGFRVGLGGAQGEYGIQPDLTTLGKVLGGGFPIGVLGGSKEIMALTSGEKRDLLSTGAEQRGGPDAVFHSGTYNGHPTVLAAGLATIHELEKEEAMDELFRKTQHLRDGLENVYRSYGLPMQTIGTGSIFNLLLTDKKVLNYRDLSKADFTLRREIDLQLLAQGIYTKPLNRYSMSTVHSEEDLESTIHCHEQAIKEVLKK from the coding sequence ATGTCGAAGATTCCACAACTATCACCCTTACTCTTTGAAAACGCAACAAGGTCCAGAGATTTTTTTGACCATGCCAAAGAGGTTATTCCCGGAGGAGTAACAGCTCAAATTAAACATTTTGATCCGCATCCAGTAGTGATGGAGAAAGGCGACGGGAGCAAGCTTTATGACGTCGACGGAAATCAGTACATCGATTATTTGCTTTCTTACGGTGCTTTGATTCACGGACACGGTCACCCTAATGTTATCAATGCGGTTATGAACCAAATGAAAACCGATGGAAGTACTATTTTCGGCACCCCTCATCAAAAAGAAGTAGAAATGGCAGAAAAACTTATTCATCTATACCCCGGAATAGAAATGGTACGGTATACGAATTCTGGTTTAGAAGCGACCCTGCTTGCTATCCGTACAGCACTTGCAGTCACCGGCAAGCCAAAGCTCGCCAAGTTTGAGGGACATTATCACGGCGGTCACGACCAAGTGCTTGTCAGTGTCAACCCTGGGAAAAGAGAACGAGGAAAACCGGAACAGCCTCAGGCAGTACTGGAATCCACCGGTATTCCTGATTACTATGTAAAAAATACGGTGGTTCTGCCTTTTAATCAATTGGATGCTTGTGAAAAGATTCTCAGAGAGCAGGCTGATGAAATCGGCTGTCTTATTTTGGAGCCTGTTCAAGGCGGCTTCATTCCTGCTGAAAAGGTTTTTATAGAAGGAATTCGAAAGCTGACAGAAGAATTAAATATTGTCCTGATTTTTGATGAAGTAAAGACTGGTTTTCGTGTTGGACTAGGAGGGGCGCAGGGGGAATATGGAATTCAGCCTGACCTAACCACCCTCGGAAAAGTACTGGGCGGAGGATTTCCAATCGGAGTATTAGGAGGAAGTAAAGAGATTATGGCGTTGACTTCGGGCGAAAAACGAGACTTACTTTCCACAGGTGCAGAGCAAAGAGGAGGACCGGATGCTGTTTTTCACAGCGGTACGTATAATGGTCACCCAACAGTACTTGCTGCAGGATTAGCTACGATACATGAGCTCGAGAAAGAGGAAGCCATGGATGAACTATTTCGTAAAACACAACATCTCCGAGATGGTCTGGAAAACGTTTACCGCTCTTATGGTCTCCCCATGCAGACCATTGGAACAGGCAGCATCTTTAATCTTCTGTTAACCGATAAAAAGGTATTGAACTACAGGGATTTAAGCAAGGCAGACTTCACATTAAGAAGAGAAATCGACCTTCAGCTGCTTGCTCAGGGGATCTATACGAAGCCGCTCAATCGTTATTCTATGTCTACCGTTCATTCTGAAGAAGATCTAGAAAGTACGATTCACTGTCATGAGCAAGCCATTAAAGAGGTTCTCAAGAAATGA
- a CDS encoding BCCT family transporter, whose product MEEKKIRWNVFLPMAVLLLVTVLIGVFFPQSFYDIQTKIVNFAFINFGWLFNLTVFSLIFLCLYFGFSKYGDIKFGGKQARPIVNKWTWFAISLTAGIGVGILFWGLAEPINHFSQPPQALGIKPGTEQAGVFAISTSLNHWTLAPYAIYVLSGIAVAYAHYNLQLPYAISSTLYPLIGKRAFGITGTLVDCLTMFAIAGGMAAVLGEGVLQIGSGIGHLTGLSTGPVLWGSLVIVITITYIISSYTGLQRGIRFLADQNTKVFLLLLLFVFVFGPTVFILNLGTQSTGYFLTHLPERFLWMSAMKGSDWPRWWPIFNWSIWLAYAPVTGMFLARLAYGRTIREFVVVNLLLPAAFGMLWFWAFGGSAIYFDWKGDGQLWNLIHNQEGGLELSLFAFLEHFPLAVIISWLMLLTIFISFTTLADSLTTTISSLTTTGNTILDPEPPAKVKIFWGVVMGLMALLTITAGTGGEITGVDAVKQMATVAGFPVLFFMILQSISTVRGITSSSPADFSQSKNLQRNSIQAKRKA is encoded by the coding sequence ATGGAAGAGAAGAAAATCAGGTGGAACGTGTTCCTCCCTATGGCTGTCTTGTTGTTGGTTACTGTTTTAATTGGAGTATTTTTTCCGCAGAGTTTCTATGATATTCAAACAAAGATTGTTAATTTTGCCTTTATTAATTTTGGCTGGCTGTTCAATTTAACTGTATTTTCGTTGATATTCCTTTGTTTATATTTTGGCTTCTCTAAATATGGAGATATCAAATTTGGAGGAAAACAGGCCCGCCCGATTGTAAATAAATGGACGTGGTTCGCCATTTCTCTTACTGCGGGAATTGGTGTTGGAATCCTATTTTGGGGGCTGGCCGAACCGATCAACCATTTCAGCCAGCCCCCTCAAGCATTAGGGATTAAGCCCGGTACAGAGCAAGCCGGGGTATTTGCAATATCAACGAGTTTGAATCACTGGACGCTTGCCCCTTATGCGATTTATGTACTATCGGGAATTGCCGTAGCTTATGCCCATTATAATTTACAGCTTCCTTATGCAATCAGTTCTACGCTGTATCCGTTAATTGGGAAAAGAGCTTTTGGAATCACAGGGACGCTTGTCGATTGTTTGACAATGTTTGCAATCGCTGGAGGTATGGCTGCTGTTCTAGGCGAAGGAGTGCTCCAGATTGGAAGCGGTATTGGTCACTTGACAGGCTTAAGCACCGGCCCTGTTTTATGGGGCTCTCTTGTCATTGTGATTACCATCACTTACATAATTTCTAGTTATACAGGCTTGCAGAGAGGTATACGGTTTTTAGCCGATCAAAATACAAAAGTATTCCTTTTATTACTGCTGTTTGTCTTTGTGTTTGGTCCAACAGTATTTATATTAAATTTAGGAACTCAATCGACCGGCTATTTTCTCACTCATCTTCCTGAACGATTTTTATGGATGAGTGCAATGAAAGGTTCGGACTGGCCGAGGTGGTGGCCGATATTTAACTGGTCCATTTGGCTTGCTTATGCGCCTGTTACCGGGATGTTTTTAGCTAGACTAGCCTATGGCAGAACGATTCGGGAATTTGTAGTCGTCAATCTCCTCCTCCCCGCTGCTTTTGGAATGCTGTGGTTCTGGGCATTTGGTGGAAGTGCGATTTATTTTGACTGGAAAGGAGACGGCCAGCTTTGGAATTTAATTCATAACCAGGAAGGCGGGCTGGAACTGTCGCTTTTTGCATTTCTTGAACATTTTCCCTTGGCAGTTATTATCAGCTGGCTGATGCTGTTGACGATCTTCATTTCTTTTACAACCCTTGCTGATTCCCTGACGACGACAATTTCATCCTTAACGACGACTGGAAACACGATTTTAGACCCGGAGCCTCCGGCTAAAGTGAAAATTTTTTGGGGGGTGGTAATGGGATTGATGGCTTTGCTGACGATTACAGCAGGTACAGGAGGAGAAATTACTGGTGTAGACGCGGTCAAGCAAATGGCAACCGTAGCGGGGTTCCCCGTTCTATTTTTCATGATATTGCAGTCGATTTCGACCGTAAGAGGAATTACTTCTAGTTCTCCAGCAGATTTTTCTCAAAGTAAAAATCTACAACGAAATTCTATTCAAGCAAAAAGAAAAGCGTGA
- the egtB gene encoding ergothioneine biosynthesis protein EgtB, producing the protein MQTTTEVNLQNQYQKVRNYSEKLVSNLKTEDFVVQAAPHVSPAKWHLAHTTWFFEKFILEKFVPDYQHFNEEFLYLFNSYYETVGTPHPQARRGLITRPTVDETMEYRKRVDQTMSKLLVTHGEKKEIQELVEIGLQHEQQHQELILMDIKYNFSFNPLYPAFHNNQHPHESVPALQFEKIDGGLVQVGYDGEGFCFDNENPRHKTYLAPYQLANRPVTNWEFIQFINDGGYEHPEHWLSDGWQKVHQEHWGHPQYWEKQEGEWYSYTLAGLTKLDLNAPVSHVSYYEADAYARWAGKRLPTEQEWEYALETHTLDGHFMEDGYYQPHSHYSEEAAFHKAFGDVWEWTQSPYVPYPRSKPLAGSLGEYNAKFMANQFVLKGGSCVTPRSHIRLTYRNFFYPDMRWQFSGFRLADDQ; encoded by the coding sequence ATGCAAACGACTACAGAAGTTAATCTTCAAAACCAGTATCAGAAAGTGCGAAACTATAGTGAAAAACTCGTGTCTAACCTAAAAACGGAGGATTTTGTCGTACAGGCTGCCCCTCATGTCAGCCCTGCTAAATGGCACCTGGCCCATACAACCTGGTTTTTTGAGAAGTTTATATTAGAAAAGTTTGTTCCTGACTATCAGCACTTTAATGAAGAGTTCCTTTACTTATTTAATTCCTATTATGAAACGGTAGGAACTCCTCATCCACAGGCCAGGCGAGGACTTATCACCCGCCCCACTGTTGATGAAACGATGGAATACCGCAAGCGTGTCGATCAAACAATGAGTAAATTACTAGTTACTCATGGAGAAAAAAAGGAGATACAGGAACTGGTAGAAATCGGGCTTCAACATGAACAGCAGCATCAAGAACTGATTCTAATGGACATTAAATATAATTTTTCCTTTAATCCCCTCTATCCGGCTTTTCATAACAACCAACATCCGCATGAAAGTGTGCCGGCACTTCAGTTTGAAAAAATTGATGGAGGACTCGTGCAGGTAGGATATGACGGTGAAGGATTTTGCTTTGACAATGAAAACCCTCGCCACAAGACATATCTCGCACCTTATCAATTGGCTAACCGACCAGTAACCAACTGGGAATTTATCCAGTTTATCAATGATGGTGGCTATGAACATCCGGAACATTGGCTGTCGGATGGCTGGCAGAAAGTACATCAGGAACATTGGGGGCATCCTCAATACTGGGAAAAACAGGAGGGAGAATGGTATAGCTATACTCTGGCTGGATTAACGAAGTTAGATTTAAATGCGCCTGTTTCGCATGTGAGCTATTATGAAGCTGATGCTTATGCACGTTGGGCAGGAAAGAGGCTTCCAACAGAACAGGAATGGGAGTATGCGTTGGAAACCCATACGTTGGATGGTCACTTTATGGAAGATGGTTACTACCAGCCGCATTCTCACTATAGTGAAGAAGCTGCGTTCCATAAAGCATTCGGAGATGTTTGGGAGTGGACGCAGAGCCCCTATGTCCCCTATCCAAGGAGCAAACCGTTAGCCGGTTCGCTGGGAGAATATAATGCTAAGTTTATGGCGAACCAATTTGTATTAAAAGGGGGATCTTGTGTGACGCCAAGGTCGCATATCCGCCTCACCTATCGAAATTTTTTCTATCCTGATATGAGATGGCAATTCAGCGGTTTCCGCTTAGCGGATGATCAATAA